The Balaenoptera musculus isolate JJ_BM4_2016_0621 chromosome 5, mBalMus1.pri.v3, whole genome shotgun sequence region TCACTCACAGCTAGGCTGCAGGCACAGAACCTAGGCTCCCCGAATCGCACACACCCACTCGAGACGTCAGACCACAAATGAGCTACATGGCAAGACAGGGCTGCAGGAAATCCATTTTGGGGGCAAAGGTAGCCTCTGAGACGTTATCTTCCATGGTCAGAAGGTGGAAGTCCTGACATCTCATGTCCACAGTGAGTGGTGTGTAATGCAGTGTCTGGTTTCATTGGAGCCTTTACTGGCACAATCTCTCAACCTGGTTTGGGCATTGTTTCTGACTGCATGGCCTCCAAACCTGGCTCTCTAGTTCTCCAAAGATTCTCTGAGCTATCTAATATTCCTtaggaaatgtcttttttttttttttctccttaaacatGTATGTACTAAAACATGTATGCACTAAAGTTTATCAAGAACATAGCACAGATGTAAAAGGGAAAACTGAGCAATTGTTAGATGAGTTTATCAGTTCAAACACCAGAtccagataataaaaataataaaattttgtcaGCATTATTTGGATAGTTGACTAAACTTTCTATCTAATGTTATATGGTGACCCCAGACCAAGTTCTGTACTTATTTTAGATGGAAGTGTATAGCATGTGTGTTAAGAGCATGGATATTGGAACCAGCCTCTTGgtttagaaaaatcaaatgacaaaGTATTGCCACTTACCAGCTTTGTAACCTTTCTGtaactcaattttctcatctttaaaatgggggtaaCAGAGTAATTACAGAAGTCAAATATGTATTACATGCAAAGCATTTAGAATATCTGGTACTcactaaatactaaataaatggtaactttttattatctaaaacaaaaatccttCAAAAGTTGTAAACatctaatacattttattttttaaatttcccatttaATACATTTCAAAGACTAATTTCACTATTTTTCTACTGCTTCAAAGATTTGACCCTCAGCCTTCTCACATTCTTTATTCTCCCTAAAGAGTCCTGGGCATTtgccattttctctttccattatcTATCCTCATTCACTGTGGTCCTCACACGTATGTACACACATCTTTAGCaacctcctcctttctttccttaattttaaaacattctcagTTACCTCAGGAAACTCTCTCTTGATCTCTGGCTCCAATTTCAAAGAGTCAAGATCTTAActacaatttttaataaatagttctttattggagtataactgcttcacaataccgtgttagtttctgttgcacaacaaagcgaatcagccatatgcatgcacacgtccccatatcccctccctcttgagcctccctcccatcttccctatcccactcctctaggtcatcgcaaagcaccgagccgatctccctgtgctatgctgctgcttcccaccagccaactattttacattcagcagtgcatatatgtcaatgccactctcacttccccccagcttcgccctcccaccccatgtcatcaagtccattctctgtgtctacctctttattcctgccctgcaactagtttcatcagtaccatttttttttttttagattccatatatatgcattagcatacagtatttgtttttctctttctgacttaacttcatcctgtatgacagacactaggtccatccacctcactacaaataactcaatttcatttctttgtatggctgagaaatattcctttgtatatatgtgccacatcttctttatccattcatctgttgatagacatttaggttgcttccatgtcccgggtattgtaaatagtgctgcagtgagcattgtggtacacgtctctttttgaattatggttttctcagggtatatgcccagtagtgggattgctgggtcatatggtagttctacttttagttttttttaaggaacctccatactgttttccacagtggctgtatcaatttacatttccaccaacagtgtaggagggttcccttttcaccacatcctttccagcatttactgtttgtagattttttgataatggccattctgacctgcgtgaggtgatacctcgttgtagtttcgatttacatttctctaataattagtgatgttgagcatcttttcatgcacctcttggccatctgtatgtcttccttggtgaaatgtctatttaggtcttctgcccattttttaactggattgtttgtttttttgatattgagctccatgaactgtttgtatattttggagattaatcctttttctgttgtttcatttgcaaatattttctcccattctgagggttgtctttttgtcttgtttatggtttcctttgctgtgcaaaagctcttaagtttaattaagtcccatttgtttatttttgtgtttatttctgttactctaggaggtgggtcaaaaaagatcttgctgtggtttatgtcaagagtgtttttcctatgttttcctctaactacattttgaaataatctgtTTAGGTTACACTAATTTTGTGGGACCAATTCTAAAAGTGAACACTAGATGGCAACATTCTTAAACTGTGCTGTTTTCCCAAGAAACAGTTTCTGACAATGGCAAATGTTGAGAGCCTCAAAATGGGACTGCatgattctttaatttcttaaacttttgtttgtttgttgtaaaAATCAAATAAGACTTTGGATCTCTCCATAAAGGATCCCTATAGTGGCTCATTCTTGAAAATAAAGTATTCCTTTTTATATCTTGCATGATCATTAatctctacctttaaaaaaattttttttaattttgttttttttccttaaaataacacaaatataaGTTGTGTCCATTTATTCATTATACCATATGATGCTTATGGCATATTAAATAGATTTAATTCTTTGTtatatctaatatattttttatttaattttatagccATCcagaaatgatattttatataatatacataacagaagaatatatgcttttttttctttctccatgttATCCTTATGGAAATTTGAGCTCAGGAACTGtaaaataatagctgagaatttCCTGATAGTGAGGATGAAGGAGAGCAGaggtatgttttctttgaaaagggAATTGTATAACTCTCTTAAATTTCcttaggaaattaaaatgttaactggGAAATTATCTCtggtaaaatgaaaaatttattaaataaaaatacatgttattGTGGTTAAGGCAAGGAGCTTTTAATACAAAAGGTCATTTATGACTCCAagataaaaatagacaaagaatatgaaaaataaactagagaaGAAATGCAAAAAGCCAGGTACTACATGAAAAAACTTGAAAATCACTAGCATTAAAAAAAGcaagggagcttccctggtgacacagtggttgagaatctgcctgccaatgcaggggacacgggtttgagccctggtctgggaagatcccacatgccacggagcaaatgggcccgtgagccacaattactgagcctgcgcgtctggagcctgtgctccgcaacaagagaggccacgatagtgagaggcccgtgcaccgcgatgaagagtggcccccgcttgccacaactagagaaagcccttgcacagaaacgaagatccaacacagccataaataaataaataaataaataaataaataaataaaatttaaaaataataataataaaataaaatgcgctttttttttttttttctttagacatctttattgaagtataattgccttacaatagtgtgttagcttctgctttataacaaagtgaatcagttatacatatacaataggttcccatttctcttccctcttgcatctccctccctcccaccctccccatcccacccctctaggtggtcacaaagcaccgagctgatctccctgtgctatgcggctgcttcccactagctatctattttacatttggtagtgtatatatgtccatgacactctcttaccctgtcccatctcaccccaccccctccccatatcctcaagtccattctctagtaggtctgtgtctttattcccgtcttgccactaggttcttcatggccttttttttttttttttttttttttccttagattccgtatatatgtgttagcatactgtatttgtttttctctttctgacttacttcactctgtatgacagactctaactccatccacctcattacaaatacctccatttcatttctttttatggctgagtaatattccattgtatatatgtgccacatcttctttatccattcatctgtcgatggacatttaggttgcttccatgtcctggctattgtaaatagagctgcaatgaacattgtggtacatgacactttttgacctatggttttctcagggtatatacccagtagtgggattgctgggtcgtatggtagttctatttgtagttttttaaggaacctccatactgttctccatagtggctgtatcaatttacattcccaccaacagtgcaagagtgttccctttcctccacaccctctccagcatttattgtttctagattttttgatgatggccattctgaccggtgtgagatgatatctcattgtagttttgatttgcatttctctaatgattaatgatgttgagcattctttcatgtgtctgtaggccatctgtatatcttctttggagaaatgtctatttaggtcttctgcccatttttggattgggttgttcgtttttttgttattgagctgcatgagctgcttgtaaatcttggagattaatcctttgtcagttgcttcatttgcaaatattttctcccattctgatggttgtcttttggtcttgtttatggtttcctttgctgtgcaaaagcttttaagtttcattaggtcccatttgtttatttgtgttcttatttccatttctctgggagctgggtcaaaaagaatcttgctgtggtgtatgtcatagagtgttctgcctatgttttcctctaagagtttgatagtgtctggccttacacttaggtctttaatccatttggagtttatttttgtgcatggtgtcagggagtgttctaatttcatacttttacatgtagctgtccaattttcccagcaccacttattgaagaggctgtcttttctccactgtatatgcttgcctcctttatcaaagataaggtgaccatatgtgtgtgtgtttatctctgggctttctatcctgttccattgatctatatttctgtttttgtgccagtaccaaactgtcttgattactgaagctttgtagtatagtctgaagtcagggagcctgattcccccagctccatttttcgttctcaagattgctttggctattcggggtcttttgtgtttccatacaaattgtgaaattttttgttctagttctgtgaaaaatgccagtggtagtttgatagggattgcattgaatctgtagattgctttgggtagtagagtcattttcacaatgttgattcttccaatccaggaacatggtatatctctccatctatttgtatcgtctttaatttctttcatcagtgtcttataattttctgcatacaggtcttttgtctccttaggtaggtttattcctagatatcttattctttttgttgcagtggtaaacgggagtgttttcttaatttcactttcagatttttcgtcattagtgtatagaaatgcaagcgatttctgtgcattaattttgtatcctgctactttaccaaattcattgattagctctaggagttttctggtagcatctttaggattctctatgtatagtatcatgtcatctgcaaatagtgacagctttacttcttcttttccgatttggattccttttatttctttgtcttctctgattgctgtggctaacacttccaaaactatgttgaataatagtggtgagagtgggcaaccttgtcttgttcctgatcttagtggaaatggtttcagtttttcaccattgaggacaatgttggctgtgggtttgtcatatatggcctttattatgttgaggaaagttccctctatgcctactttctgcagggcttttatcataaatgggtgttgaattttgtcgaaagctttctctgcatctattgagatgatcatatggtttttctccttcaatttgttaatatggtgtatcacattgattgatttgcgtatattgaagaatccttgcattcctgggataaaccccacttgatcatggtgtatgatccttttaatgtgctgttggattctgtttgcgagtattttgttgaggatttttgcatctatgttcatcagtgatattggcctgtagttttctttctttgtgacatctttgtctggttttggtatcagggtgatggtggcctcgtagaatgagtttgggagtgttcctccctctgcaatattttggaagagtttgagaaggataggtgttagctcttctctaaatgtttgatagaattcacctgtgaagccatctggtcctgggcttttgtttgttggaaggtttttaatcacagtttcaatttcagtgcttgtgattggtctgttcatattttctatttcttcctggttcagtctcggcagtttgtgcatttctaagaatctgtccatttcttccaggttgtccattttattggcatagagttgcttgtagtaatctctcatgatcttttgtatttctgtagtgtcagtggttatttctcctttttcatttctaattctattgatctgagtcttctccctttttctcttgatgagtctggctaatggtttatcaattttatttatcttctcaaagaaccagcttttagtttcattgatttttgctattgtttccttcatttctttttcatttatttctgacctgatctttgtaatttctttccttctgctggctttggggtttaaAATgcgctttatttaaaaaaaagaaaaaaaaaaagcaagggcttccctggtggcgcagtggttaggaatccgcctgccagtgcaggggacacgggtttgaatcccggtccgggaagatcccacatgccacggagcaactaagcccatgcgccataactactgagcctgcgcgccacaactactgagccccatgtgcctagagcctgtgctccgcaacaagagaagccacggcaatgagaagcccatgcaccgcagtgaagagtagcccccactcgccgcaactagagaaagcccgtacacagtaacgaagacccaatgcagccaaaaataaaaaataaacaaaataaataaaaatttttttaaaaacataaggacataaaaaggttgaaagtaaaagtaaGTGAAAAGACATATGTGGCAGatagtaaccaaaagaaagcttgTTGTCATGTTAGTATTGAAATAGGgggggttttgggttttgttttgggggggagtttttgttttgttgctgcaaaaagctttattgtttccatttggtccAAGGCTTGGGAGAGGGCTCCAGGGTGGTTAAAAAACTGCCTAGTGGCTGAAGAGAGAGGCTTCAGGCAGAAGCCCTGGCACCAGAGGGCTCCTCAAAGGCCGCTGGGCTGCAGAGGCTCCTTCTTAGTCATGCTTGACGGTGAGCCTTTGGACGGTGAGACACTTGcacagcccagcctggggaccagACAGCCATCGGAAGTTAGTCAGGTGGTTGCccatcttcttgatgagtttcaCCTCCTCACCTAGGAGGTGGCTCTCcaggaagtcacagagctgaggGTCTGCACAGGCAGAACCCAGAGCAAGCAGATCTAAAAGGGCCTTGTTCAGCTTCTTCTCCGTGAGAATGGCAGCTTCCATAGTGTCCTGGGTCTTAGTCCACTCATCCTGAGATGAGTTCTGCCCGTCCTGGAAGAGGGCACAGCCGCTGCGCTGGGTTTTCATTTTCAAGAGAGGCTTGGCGCCCTCCTGCTTCTTCTCAGTCAATTTGCGGAAAAAGTGGCCCAAGCCCTCCAGAGCCATGTCACTGTGGTGGaaatagaagcccagagagaggcGGGTGTAGGAGGCCGGCCCATGCA contains the following coding sequences:
- the LOC118895335 gene encoding ferritin light chain-like, producing the protein MFLVFCFLNFGHETYFKAVRSEVPRTCLLLQQCLGGTDPGGPFLQASDHPPSFFPVATFRTSPSVILGLWDQPALFFELNSLLPINQIPQNYSIEVEAAFNHLVTLHGPASYTRLSLGFYFHHSDMALEGLGHFFRKLTEKKQEGAKPLLKMKTQRSGCALFQDGQNSSQDEWTKTQDTMEAAILTEKKLNKALLDLLALGSACADPQLCDFLESHLLGEEVKLIKKMGNHLTNFRWLSGPQAGLCKCLTVQRLTVKHD